The following nucleotide sequence is from uncultured Methanobrevibacter sp..
TCTGCCCTGCAAAACCATTCTGTGTCCCGGAAGGATTGATGTTGCGGTTCCCTCCTGAGGCACGCCCAAAAGCATTGAGGGCACAAATTCAATCAGTGCATGTGCAATGGACATCGAAACCATCAGCACACATAGAAATTCCGGTGAAACTATTGTCAAAAGAAACGTTGAAGATGCAAAGAGTATTGCTCCTGCGGTATTCACGTGTATGCCAGGTATCATGCCGGTTGTTGTTCCAATTAATATTCCTATAAAACAAGCTATAACTAATTCTATCATGAAATATTCATTAATTGAGGTATAATTTAAAGTTTATTTATTTTTAAAGTCAACATTGCTTTTGATTTGTTGAATTGAGATGCTATGGTAAAAATTTGCATTAAAAAATTTTAAATGTGAGTAAAATGTTATATATGATTATGTCTAATATTAAGCAGGTTGCGGTTATTCTGGTGGGATTGTTTGTGGCCATGCTCCTTATAGGTTTTTTCGTGGGCTCAGCAATCAACTTGCTTGTTCCTCCATCTGAGGCAAGCTATAGTGATGAGGTTGTCGAGGATATCGGTGGGGATAAGATGCTTACTGCCAAACTGTCCGGATGTGTCAAGGTCGGTGAGCAAAGCATTCCTGACGGAACTTTCAAAACCAATTTGGGTCAGAATTTGGGATGGAAGAATGCTAAAAATATCAGCTATGTCGACACTTCGGGCAATAAGGGTTACATGATCGTCTGGAAGGATTCTCCTGAAAATTATAATAGTATTTCAGGCAATGATGGTGTAAGCTACATCTCTGATTATCTCACTTCAATGAATGGCCTGTGCTTTTTGGTGCACTATCCGGAAAAGAATGCGGTTTACGGCATAATTCTCTCAACCGATGAAATCTCATATACAGAAGCTCAGCTTTTATATAAAATATTGGATTTGGATAAAAATGAGTTTACCTCAACATATTCTCAGACAAGTTCCACTTCTTCGCCGTCCTATTCTACTGGCGGTTCCAGTCACTATCATACCGTAGTGCCTGACAGGTATACATTGTCCAGAACAGATCCTGGGGCATATTACGACCATTATGAATATGGGGACAATTATGATATAGATGATTATCTTGAATCTGAAGGTTATGACTAGAATTTTTCACGGTTGAACTTCAATGATTTCATGGAAATCTTTGAAAGCAGTTCAAGGGTTTCGCTGCGGGTGATATTCAGTTCTTCACAAATCATATCATCCCATTCCTTTTCTTTTTTAATTAAAAACTCTGCTGTTGCATTGCCCTTTTTTGTTAAAGTGATTTTGTATGCTCTTTTGTTGTCGTTGTCAACTTCTCGTGTAATCAGTCCTTTTTCTTCAAATTCCTTAAACGCTCTTGAAACTCCACTTCTGTCCATAAAGCAGGCCTTTGCAATGTCGGACTGTGTGGTTCCCATTTCGTAATATAAAAACAGGAGCATGTAGTATTGGCTTGGTTGGATTTCTGTGCTGTTTTTGATGTGTTTATTTATGTAAAAATCATGTGTCTTGCTTAATGTAATCAAATGATTTACAAGGAAGGGTGAGTCTTTAATTATATCATCATATTCTATCATAAAATCACTTATATTATATTTAAATGTCAAGGGTTAAATAGTATTTGTAACAATTTAATAACATGAACAAAAAAATCGTCATCATATTAATATTATTGGGGGCTTTCCTGCTATTGCTGAGCCCGGTATCTGCAAAAGAAAAGGTGAAAGTAAAGATTTCAACCGATAAGTGGCTTAACGGTAAGGGAGTTATCATTATCAAGCTTGTTGACAGTAAAGGCAAGGAAATCAAAAGCAAAGGAACCCTTCACTATAAAATCACCGCTTCCAACGGGGACTATAAATGGGCCTATGCGCCATACAAGCATCTTCGCTTGAAATATGATCCTGGCACATATAGTGTTGAGGTAAAATTTGACGGTGACAGCAAATATAAATCCGCTTCAAAAACAAAGGATGTAACCGTAAAAACAATAAAATCAGGTTTTAATGCATATACCTATTATGATAATCATAATTGGGGTTTGAATCAGAAAATAGATGATTATATCGAAGATAACTATTGGGATGAAGAAATCTACGATGATGCCGCTACATATGACGGTGAAGGATATTAAAAAAATAATTGAGGTTGGTGTTTAATTATATGGAGGAGAGATTAAACACCAATTTTGACTGATTTTGGAAAATTTGGCAGATTAATTTTCCGTGTATTAAATTAAAAAATTGTGAAAAGTTAATTTAATACCTTTTTTTAGAGATTGTATTTAACTGTATAAGTGAAAATTTAGGTTTGCCTAAATTTATGTCACTTGTATTAAAGTATGTTCTCATAGTATATAAATGTTTCTAAATTTTTAGGCATACCTAAACTATCCGTATCCCAATAATTTTAAGAGAACATATAAAATAAGTATGACTATCAAAATGTAGATTGCAGATTTGTAGGATATGAATTTGGATTGCTTGAACTCGCTGTCCTTAACCTGTCCGGTTTTCATGATCCTTTCCTTTTCAAATGAGCATTTCTGATAGATTTTTTCCAGGTCATTCGGAAGCCTTCCATACTCGTTCAGCATGCTGATGGTCTTGTTCAAATGCTTTACCGCTTCCTGATCATCGCCCAGCTCGACACAGCAGAACGCAGCCTTGTAGTTGAAGTTGGTACGCAGTTCCAAATCCGGGTTGGCTCTTTTTTCATATTGGATGCATCTGTTGTATGCCTTAAGCGCATCCTTATATTCTCCAAGCTCATAGAGTGCATCGGCCTTTGCATTAAATCCTACTAGTGTGTCCTCATTTTCCAGGGATTTGTTCAGATAGTCGATGGCGTCCCGGTTTTTGCCTTCCTTTTGAAGCATCTGGCCTTTGTATAGGAGCAGTTTTTCATCGATTCCGTACTGATTTTCGTACTTGTTTAGATTGATCAGGGCATCATGATACTGCTTTGCCTGAATCTGCAGTTCGATTTTACCCATCAGCACCTCATTTTTCTTGATTCTTGGCTTTTCGATTTTTGAATAGGAACTGTATTTTTCATAGGCCTTGTCCATGTAGTCCATTGCCTCATCAATGTGGCCCTTGTTGAACCTTGACAGTGCCTTGTCTGAAATGACATTAATGGATCTAGGTTGCTTTTCGAGATATTTGTCAAAGTATCTTTCACCGTAGTCTCCGTTGTCATGGCTTTCGTCATAGTATTGGTAATACATTCCCTTCTCTTCAAGTGCAAGCAGAAAATCTTCATCAATAAGCAAGTCCAAAATACTAAGATATTCATCAATATCGTCTTTTCCGTGCCTTTTTCTTGCTAATTTAAGTGCTTCATCATAATTTTTGCTTGAAATATACTGTTTTGCCTGTTCGACAGCATCGCTCATTATATCGACCCTTTTTGAAAATAACAATTAATCTTTATTATTTTTAATTATATATTTAATTATATAAGTAATTTTGGTATGCCTAAATCATATATATAAATAATATGAGGATAATAGAATTATTAGAGGAATTTAATTTTTTTTGAATACTAAATTTAATTGATGAGCTACGTTGGAATCGTTATGGAAAAGTTGATTGTAGGTTTGGCAGGAAATCCGAATGTGGGTAAGACCACTGTTTTTAATCTTTTGACAGGTATGCATCAGCATGTGGGCAATTGGCCTGGAAAGACAGTTGAAAGGGCAGAAGGTCATTTTGTGCATGGAAATTATGAGTATAATCTTATTGACTTGCCGGGAAATTATGCATTGAGTGCCCACACAATCGAGGAGATTGTTTCAAGGGATTTTATTGTTGATGACAATTCGGATGTTATAGTTAATGTTGTTGATGCGGCCAATCTTGAACGTAATTTGTACCTGACAGTTCAGATGATGGAGCTGGGTGCAAACTTGATATTGGCACTTAACATGAACGATTTTGCCAAGAAAAGGGAACACTTCATTAACATTGACTTGATGAGTGAACTGCTTGGTTTTCCAATCATTGAAATCAATGCCAAAACTGGTGACGGAATTGAAGAGCTGCTGACAACCGTTGAACATCAGGCAGCAAATCCTATCGATTCCAGTTTAAAGCTGGCATATGGTGCCGAGCTAAAAGAGCATTTGGATGATATGCAGAAACTAATTGAAAAGGATGAGAATCTGCTGGATGTGCCTTCAATATGGACTGCAATCAAGTTGCTTGAAAAGGACAGCATTGTAATAAAAAAGGTCCAGAATTCCAAGAACAGTTCTGAAATTTTCATTGAAACAGACAAGGTGTCAAAGCATCTTCACGATATCTACAAGGAAAGTGCCGAAGAGGTTATTGCAAATGCAAGATATGCCTTCATCGGAGGTTTGATGGCCGAGGCTGTTGAAAGACCTGCCGTTGAAAAGGAAACCATGAGTGATAAGATAGACAAGATTGTCACCAACAGAATTTTGGCGATTCCTATTTTCATTGTACTCATGTATCTGATGTTTGAAGTAACCTATGTCCTGGGGGACCCTTTTGAAGCGTTGATTGCTCAATTTTTCAAGTTTCTTTCAGGGGAGGTTGCTGTATATATAGCCAATCCATATCTCAAATCATTCATTTGTGATGCGGTCATCGGTGGAGTAGGTGGGGTCTTGACATATCTGCCTGTAATCGTGATAATATTTTTATTCTTAAGCATTCTGGAAGACTGCGGTTATCTTGCAAGGGCCGCATTTACATTGGATATTATAATGCACAAGCTGGTTGGGCTTCACGGTAAGGCATTCATCCCCATGGTTTTGGGATTCGGTTGTGGGGTGCCTGCCATCATGGCAACAAGGACCCTGGAGAATGAAAAAGACCGTATGCTTGCGATGATGCTTGTTCCGTTCATGTCATGTACTGCAAGGCTGCCTATTTATGCAGTGTTTATTGCGGCGTTTTTTAATGAACACAATGGAATTGTGCTGCTGTCAATGTATGTGTTGGGTATTGTTGTAGCGCTTATTGTTGCCGCTATCCTGAAAAGGACAATGTTTAAGGGGCTGTCCACTCCATTTGTAATGGAACTTCCAACATACAAGATACCTTCAGTTAAGGGTGTATTGCTGCATACATGGGAAAAATCAAAAGGATTCCTGAAAAAGGCAGGTACACTGATCTTTGTATGTTCCGTGGTATTGTGGGTTTTAAGCATTTTCCCATTGGGTGTAAAATATGCCTCTGCCGACAGTCTGTTGGGTCAGATCGGAAGCGTTATTGCCCCTATTTTTGCTCCGTTAGGATTTGGAACATGGCAAGCGGCTGTTGCAATCATTTCAGGTTTGGCTGCCAAGGAAGTTGTTGTGGCTACTTTCGGAACTCTTTCAGGCATCAGCGGTGATGACAATGAAGGAATTACAAGAATAGTTCAGGATACTTTCACACCACTTTCAGCATATTCATTCATGGCATTCACATTGCTGTATGTGCCATGTATAGGTACAATTGGGGCTATCAAGCAGGAAACCAATGGATACAGATGGGCCTTAATCATGTGTGCAATTACTATAACAACCGCATACATCGTTTCATTCCTGATTTATAATGTGGGTCTGTTAGTTGGGTTTGTGTAGGTTTCAATTCAATGTTTTTGTAGTAATTTTTTTTAATTTTTAAATTGTTTTTGGCATACCTAAATATTTATATGTAATAAAATACAATGTAATATTGTTTAGGCAAACCTAATTTTTTTGAATTAGGACTTAAACTAAAAAATTTTTTAGTAAATAATAACATTTTTTTCAAAGATGTTATCAAAATGGGAGAATGGTTAATGACAGAATTAATTGTAGGATTAGCAGGTAATCCTAACGTGGGTAAAACCACCGTTTTTAATCGATTAACTGGTATGCGCCAACATGTAGGTAACTGGCCTGGAAAAACTGTCGAAAGGGCAGAAGGTCATTTCAAGCATGGAAGCTATGACTATGATGTTATTGATTTACCAGGTAATTATGCATTAAGTGCTCATTCCATGGAAGAAATCGTATCAAGGGATTTCATTGTGGATGATGACTCTGATGTAATTATTAACGTGGTTGATGCTGCTAATTTAGAAAGAAACTTATATTTAACAGTACAAATGATGGAATTAGGAGCCAATCTTGTAATGGCTCTTAACATGAACGATTTTGCTAAGAAAAAGGACCACATCATCAATATTAAATTGATGAGTGAACTATTAGGTTTTCCGGTAGTTGAAGTAAACGCTAAAACCGGTGACGGATTTGATGAATTGCTGACAACCGTTGAAAAACAGGCAGCAAAACCGATTGATTCTAGCGCAAAGTTATCATACGGGGATGAATTGAGGGGACATTTGGTTCCTATTCAAGAATTAATCGAGCAAGACAGTTCATTAATGGATGTTCCTTCAGTTTGGACTGCAGTAAAACTATTAGAGAAAGATTCAATCGTAATCGACAAGGTTCAACAGTCAAGCAAAAGTTCTCAGATTATGGTTGAAGTTGACAAAGTGGCAAGTCACCTTCATGACGTATATAAGGAAGGTGCAGAAGAAGTTGTTGCAAATGCAAGATATGCATTTATCGGGGGCTTAATGGCAGAGGCTGTCAAAAGACCTTCCGTTGAAAAAGAGTCAACAACTGATAAAATCGATAAAATAGTAACCAATAGAATTTTAGCACCAATAATATTTGTTGTAATTATTTTCTTGTTGTTCCATTTAACATTTACCATTTCTACTCCATTCTGTGATGCAATCGATGAAGGATTTGCAATGTTGGCAGGATATATGGAAACCGTTATCTCTGATCCAACTTTATTATCCTTTGTAAATGACGGTATCATCGGGGGTGTAGGTGGAGTACTTGTATTCTTGCCTCAAATTATTATCATGTTCTTGTTATTAAGTATTTTAGAAGACAGCGGATACTTAGCAAGAGCAGCATTCACATTAGATATGGTTATGCACAAACTTGTGGGTCTTCACGGTAAAGCATTCATTCCTATGATTTTAGGATTCGGTTGTGGTGTACCTGCAATTATGGCAACAAGAACAATGGAAAACGAATCAGACCGTATTCTTGCAATGATGCTTATTCCGTTCATGTCATGTACTGCAAGAATGCCTATCTACGCAATGTTCACCGCAGCATTTTTCGGAGCAATTCCGGTATTTGCTTTAGGACCATTTGTAGTGACTCAACAATCCCTTATTGTAACTTCAATGTATCTTATCGGTATTGTTGTGGCATTGATTGTAGCAGCTATCCTTAAAAGAACACTCTTCAAAGGAATGTCCGCTCCGTTTGTTATGGAACTTCCAACATATAAAGTCCCATCCGTAAAAGGTGTGCTCTTACACACTTGGGAGAAAACCAAAGGGTTCCTCAGAAAAGCAGGTACCATCATTTTAGGTTCAACAATTGTAATCTGGATTTTAAGTACCCTGCCGTTCGGTGTTGAATACGGATCTGCAGACAGTATATTAGGTATGATCGGTTCAGTAATTGCACCAATCTTTACTCCAATGGGTTACGGAACCTGGCAAGCTGGTATTGCAATCATTACAGGTTTAGTAGCTAAAGAAGTTGTAGTATCTACATTCGGAACATTATCCGGTGTTGAAGAGGATGATGAAGCTGGAATGACTGCAATGGTTAAAGACTTGTTCACTCCATTGTCTTCATTCGCATTCATGGTGTTCACATTATTATACATACCATGTTTCGCTGCTATCGGTGCAATCAGACAGGAAACCAATGGTTTCAAATGGCCATTAATAATGTCCGGTATCACTTTGGTAACTGCATACATTGTATCCTTCTTAGTATACAATATCGGTTTATTAGCTGGTTTCGGATAAATATGAAAATTCAATGATGATTAGATTTAATCTAATTATCATCAAATTTTTTAGTCATGACTAAATATTTATATATTACATACAACAAAGTTTAGTATACCTAAAAAATTATTTTTTCAGAGAGGATGAAATAATGTCAAAAACTTTAAGAGATGCAAAACCAGGAGAAACAGTCACTATCGTTAAGTATCACGACACTGGGGATGCTGGTTTAAAAAGACACTTATTAGGTATGGGTTTTGTTAAAGGTGCAGAGCTTAAAATCAAAAAGGTTGCAACTTTAGGTGATCCTATCGAGTTAAGTGTAAAAGGATACGATATTTGTCTTCGTAAAGAAGAAGCTGAAAATATTGAAGTGGAATAAACTTCAATGTTTTTATTATTTTTTTTAACTATTTTTTAAGGGTGTTTATCATGAAATGTCGTATGTGCGGTTTCGAATTTGATGAGAATGATTTGGAAAACCGTGGATGTTCTAGCTGTGGAAAACACAGTAACTGCAATCAGATTCACTGTCCAAACTGTGGATTTGCAAACTCTCCAGAACTAAATCAGGAATTCGAGTTTATCGTAAAACTCAAAGATAAAATTAAAAACAGAAAAAAAGCTACAAATTAAATATTTTTAGCTTTTAATATTTCTTGAACCGTTTCTTCGATACTTAATTTTTCAGTATCAACATTTAATCCGTTTTCTTTTAGCTTATAAAGTATTTCAGTTGTAACCGGGGCTTTTAGATGAGCTTTTTTTAACAGTTCCTTATCGGAAAATATCTGATGCTTGTCCCCTTCTGCAATAATCTCACCATTGTAGAGGACAAATATCTTGTCTGCAAACTCATTGACCATTTCAATGTCATGTGATGAGATGACTATGCTTATTCCTTCTTCATTCAGTTTATTTAAAATGTCCAATACCTTATCGACACCTTCAGGGTCAAGTCCCGCAGTAGGTTCGTCAAGAATCATTATTTCAGGTCTCATAGCCACAATGCCTGCAATGGCAACTCTTTTCTGCTGGCCGCCACTTAGGTGGTGTGGAGTCTTATCCTCAAACCCGCTCATACCAACCATTTCCAGTGATTCGACAATCCTTTTTTTGACTTCATCATAATCAAGACCCAAATTCATAGGTCCGAATGCCACATCTTCCTTTACTGTCGGTGCAAACAGCTGGTCATTTGGATCCTGGAATACGATACCTACCTTCTGTCTGACTTTAAGCAGTTCATCCCTTTCAAAGACAATTTCCTCACCGTCTATCTCAACATGTCCTGATGTGGGTTCGCTCAATCCGTTGAAATGTGAAAACAGTGTGGATTTTCCGGCACCATTCGGTCCCATAATGGCTATCTTTTCGCCTTTCCTGATTTTAATGTTGACATTTTTTAAAGCTTGAGTTCCATCTGGATATGTAAATGATAAGTTTTTTGTCTCTAAATGAATTTGTTCCATTATTCCACCTAATTAATTGATAATTTCTGTCCGAAGTAACCTAACTGTCCGGAGTATTTGAATATGATGATTTCAATTATTATGACTATTATGATTATTGCCAATAAGAACATATAATCGCTTCTTTCGGGAGATTTCTTTTCATCAAACATTTCAGAGGCATCCGAAAAACCACGACTCACCATACTTTTGTGAACCCTTTCACCTTGTTCATATGCCTTTAAAAACATCATTCCTATGGTGTAGCCCACCTGTTTGACTCTCCATTTGTAGGGAGTGTTTTTCGCGTGGATGCTGAAGTTTCTTGATTTTTGACTTTTGCGGATTGCAGCAAGTTCATCAACAAACAGAAAGAGGAAGCGGACCATGATTGAAAGAATCATTGCCAAATCTCTCGGCATCTTAAGTTTTCTAAAGGAACTGGCCATTTCCTGCAGAGGAGTGGTTGATGAGTAGATGATTATCGCAGTCAAGGTGGTTATCATACGCACCAATAACAGCACCGCCCAGTTCAGTCCGACATCAGTGACGGTAAGCCATGAGTAACTCCAGATAACATTTCCCGGCTGTATGAATGGCTGAAAAATTATGATCGCTCCACCGAATGGAAGCAGCATCAAAAGTCTCTTAAAAGAATCAATATAGGATAATTTTGCCATTTTCAGAATAACAAGCAATACTATTTCTAAAACAAGGGGTATGAAAATTTCCTGTGAAACAACACAAACTATGATTATAAAAATGGTGGAAATGAGTTTTATTCTCCCTTCCAAATCATGAATTGGGCTATTCTGTGACGCTAAGTCATCAAATCTTATAATCTGTGTTATGTCAGGCATGATTATTCACTATTATAATATTAAAAATTAGTCATATATTATTATTTGGTTATGTCAATTTTAGTCAATTTCAATTACTTTTTAAAAAAAAGGGAATAAAGAAATTAAATAAAACTTATTTAATTTCTGTTTCTTACGACCTCTGCAACCGCATATCCTAAAACTAAGGTTACTATTGTACCTATTACCAAGGCCACAATTTGCAACATTTGGTTATCAGGATTACTTGCAAATGCATAATCGGGGAATATTGCTCCAGGTATTCCTTTGATTTCTTCTACTGAGAAATCTTCCGGAAGTCCGGAGTCCTCTGCAGATTTTTCTAATCCGTCTGGGTCACCAGATGCAATGTATGGTGAAAGCACACAGATTATTACACAGATTACTACTGCAATACCAATTAACATTAAATCTTTTTGTTCCATTTTATGCGTCCCCCTTGTTCCATGCAAGTAGATCTGGTCTGAATTTGTCTAATGCCACAAGAACAATCACAGTTAATACTGCTTCGATTATTCCAATAAAGAAGTGGTATAATACCATTGATGGAATACCGATGTTTATTGGGAATGTTCCTGCGATACCCATTTCGATTGCACAGGCTAATGCCGCAATGACGGTTGCAAGCCATGCTGCAACACCTGCTGCAGGGTATTTTCCTATAATTCCGTTCAATCCTTTGAAGGTGTATAATCCAACGAAACCTCCAACGATTGCCATGTTCAATACATTTGCTCCTAAAGCAGTGATTCCTCCGTCTCCAAAGATTAGTGCCTGGATTAGAAGTACTACTGTAAATACAAGTACTGCAGCTTCAGGTGCTAAAAATACTATTGCAACTAAAGCTCCACCAACCATGTGTCCACTGGTACCGAATGGAATAGGCATATTCATAGACATGATTGCAAAGATACCTGCTGCGAGAACTGCTAAAAGAGGTATACGTTTTTCATCTAAATTGGATCTTGCCCATCTTACTGAGAAGTATAATGCAACAATCAATATTACATAGTATACTAGACATTGTGCAATAGGTATAAATCCGTCAGGTATATGCAAATTTATTCCTCCATTTTTTCAGTAATACTTTTTACCATATTTTCAGTAAAATAGTATTACTAGAAATGTAATATATTTTAATTATTTTCTTAATATCAAGTGTATTGGGAGTTTTATTAAGTTTAATGGTTAATAAACTCATTATTGCTCTTGACATTTAATATGTTAATTTAATTTCAGTATATAAAGATTATTAAAGTAATACTTTTTTGTATTATTTTTAAAGTTAAGTAATACGTTAAGTAATATTTTTTGAGTGTTATTTTTGAAATTAGTATTACTATTTGCAAAATGAGCGTCTGATGCAGGTAAAATAGATAAAAATAGCTATTGCAAAATAAATCAATACCTGAATGTCTAAGATTCCGGTTTCAATTCCTAAAATGGTGTAGGTTAACAATAATGCATATAATCCAATGTAAAAATAGTTTTTGGTGATTTGAACTATTTTAAATCCGATTCCCAAAATGAATCCAAGAAGCATCATCCCGACAAAAACTCCTACCTTTCCAAAGTCCACAACCATCTGCCCGATAAGTGTCGGGGTCACGGTCACTTCTGTTCTCCATGCTATGAGTTTTCCAACCATCATCCTCGGTCCCAGGTCGCTTCCCGGAATTGAGCTGGCAAGCATGTGTCCGTGTGTAAGGCCGAAGTTTCCTCCAATGAAATCGAGAAGGTTCAAAACATGCAGTGTAAAGTCCGCTCTGGACTGAAGTGTGTAGAATGGGCTTGTTGATGAGGTGATTGTCATCTCTCCTAATGAACGAAAATAACCAATTCCTACTATCGCACCTATACCAATTAGTGCACCAACTATAACTTCCCATAGAGAAACAATATTTCCATAGAAACCTATAATAATTATGATGAGAAATGCTGCAAGTAGTGGTGTCCTATAGCCTAGAAGCAATAAAAATGCACAGTCAATTGCAAGCAAAAATATGAATCTGAATCTCACCTGTGAACGGGTGATTTTTGAGTCGTTGAAATCCTTTAGATATGCACTTGCAACCAGACATGTTCCAGGTATGATGAGAAATACCGGCATTGTAAGGATAGGTTTTAGCAGGTATCTGATTGAAGGCTTTATGAGAGGAATTCCTCCAACTGAAGCAACGCTTATGAAGAAAAACACGATACTTACCAAAATAAGGCAAAAACCAATTGAGTAAATGTCCTTTCTTTGGAATTGGATAATATTTTTCAAATCATTTTTTAAAATGTATCTTGGAAGCAGTGCAGATCCGATAAAAAAACCGGCAAACGCCAGAATCAGTGTAATCACCAGACTGGTGGATGGTGCACTCATTGATAAAATCAGAAACAGTGCAAATAAAAAAAGCACAATCAACGGATTGAAGATGTGATTTTTCAGGATTATGCTTTTGTTAAAAAATCCTAAAAAATTCTCGCTTGGATAGAACCTTTTGAAATAGCTGCTGGTCCATTGCTTTTCAATAAATTCTAGAATTGTAAAAATAAATGTAAATAAAAAGGATTTATGAATCTCGTCACTAATCCTATTTATTATTGAAGTTAAGGTAGAGTAAATAACGCTCATTGTCTACACAACTAAAAGGTTCTCATGTTTTTAACATCAAAGTTTTTGTTAATTTCATTGATCTGGCTTTCGGTTGCATCATAAAGTCTTATTGTGATTTCGTATGATGCCGCATCAATGTTTCCTAAAATTGCATCCGCATCCTCAAGGTTTTGTTTTGTTGCCTTTTTAATGGCCAATTCATTGTCATAGTCACTTGATTTGATGGATTCCCTCTTGGAGTCAGTTACAATTTTGCTGGAAATTTTTTGCAAGTCTTTGGAGCTAAGTGAATCAACGGATAATGTTGTTGTGATTTCATAGTTTCCGTCATCCGGAAGCTTGCTTGTCAAATCCTTAATGGAGGTTATCTCCACCGGTTTGACTTTGAATTCATATAAATTCTTATATTTTTCACCATTGCTTTCCAAACTGA
It contains:
- a CDS encoding MarR family winged helix-turn-helix transcriptional regulator; translation: MIEYDDIIKDSPFLVNHLITLSKTHDFYINKHIKNSTEIQPSQYYMLLFLYYEMGTTQSDIAKACFMDRSGVSRAFKEFEEKGLITREVDNDNKRAYKITLTKKGNATAEFLIKKEKEWDDMICEELNITRSETLELLSKISMKSLKFNREKF
- a CDS encoding lipopolysaccharide assembly protein LapB is translated as MSDAVEQAKQYISSKNYDEALKLARKRHGKDDIDEYLSILDLLIDEDFLLALEEKGMYYQYYDESHDNGDYGERYFDKYLEKQPRSINVISDKALSRFNKGHIDEAMDYMDKAYEKYSSYSKIEKPRIKKNEVLMGKIELQIQAKQYHDALINLNKYENQYGIDEKLLLYKGQMLQKEGKNRDAIDYLNKSLENEDTLVGFNAKADALYELGEYKDALKAYNRCIQYEKRANPDLELRTNFNYKAAFCCVELGDDQEAVKHLNKTISMLNEYGRLPNDLEKIYQKCSFEKERIMKTGQVKDSEFKQSKFISYKSAIYILIVILILYVLLKLLGYG
- the feoB gene encoding ferrous iron transport protein B, producing MEKLIVGLAGNPNVGKTTVFNLLTGMHQHVGNWPGKTVERAEGHFVHGNYEYNLIDLPGNYALSAHTIEEIVSRDFIVDDNSDVIVNVVDAANLERNLYLTVQMMELGANLILALNMNDFAKKREHFINIDLMSELLGFPIIEINAKTGDGIEELLTTVEHQAANPIDSSLKLAYGAELKEHLDDMQKLIEKDENLLDVPSIWTAIKLLEKDSIVIKKVQNSKNSSEIFIETDKVSKHLHDIYKESAEEVIANARYAFIGGLMAEAVERPAVEKETMSDKIDKIVTNRILAIPIFIVLMYLMFEVTYVLGDPFEALIAQFFKFLSGEVAVYIANPYLKSFICDAVIGGVGGVLTYLPVIVIIFLFLSILEDCGYLARAAFTLDIIMHKLVGLHGKAFIPMVLGFGCGVPAIMATRTLENEKDRMLAMMLVPFMSCTARLPIYAVFIAAFFNEHNGIVLLSMYVLGIVVALIVAAILKRTMFKGLSTPFVMELPTYKIPSVKGVLLHTWEKSKGFLKKAGTLIFVCSVVLWVLSIFPLGVKYASADSLLGQIGSVIAPIFAPLGFGTWQAAVAIISGLAAKEVVVATFGTLSGISGDDNEGITRIVQDTFTPLSAYSFMAFTLLYVPCIGTIGAIKQETNGYRWALIMCAITITTAYIVSFLIYNVGLLVGFV
- the feoB gene encoding ferrous iron transport protein B, whose amino-acid sequence is MTELIVGLAGNPNVGKTTVFNRLTGMRQHVGNWPGKTVERAEGHFKHGSYDYDVIDLPGNYALSAHSMEEIVSRDFIVDDDSDVIINVVDAANLERNLYLTVQMMELGANLVMALNMNDFAKKKDHIINIKLMSELLGFPVVEVNAKTGDGFDELLTTVEKQAAKPIDSSAKLSYGDELRGHLVPIQELIEQDSSLMDVPSVWTAVKLLEKDSIVIDKVQQSSKSSQIMVEVDKVASHLHDVYKEGAEEVVANARYAFIGGLMAEAVKRPSVEKESTTDKIDKIVTNRILAPIIFVVIIFLLFHLTFTISTPFCDAIDEGFAMLAGYMETVISDPTLLSFVNDGIIGGVGGVLVFLPQIIIMFLLLSILEDSGYLARAAFTLDMVMHKLVGLHGKAFIPMILGFGCGVPAIMATRTMENESDRILAMMLIPFMSCTARMPIYAMFTAAFFGAIPVFALGPFVVTQQSLIVTSMYLIGIVVALIVAAILKRTLFKGMSAPFVMELPTYKVPSVKGVLLHTWEKTKGFLRKAGTIILGSTIVIWILSTLPFGVEYGSADSILGMIGSVIAPIFTPMGYGTWQAGIAIITGLVAKEVVVSTFGTLSGVEEDDEAGMTAMVKDLFTPLSSFAFMVFTLLYIPCFAAIGAIRQETNGFKWPLIMSGITLVTAYIVSFLVYNIGLLAGFG
- a CDS encoding FeoA family protein is translated as MSKTLRDAKPGETVTIVKYHDTGDAGLKRHLLGMGFVKGAELKIKKVATLGDPIELSVKGYDICLRKEEAENIEVE
- a CDS encoding ATP-binding cassette domain-containing protein; the encoded protein is MEQIHLETKNLSFTYPDGTQALKNVNIKIRKGEKIAIMGPNGAGKSTLFSHFNGLSEPTSGHVEIDGEEIVFERDELLKVRQKVGIVFQDPNDQLFAPTVKEDVAFGPMNLGLDYDEVKKRIVESLEMVGMSGFEDKTPHHLSGGQQKRVAIAGIVAMRPEIMILDEPTAGLDPEGVDKVLDILNKLNEEGISIVISSHDIEMVNEFADKIFVLYNGEIIAEGDKHQIFSDKELLKKAHLKAPVTTEILYKLKENGLNVDTEKLSIEETVQEILKAKNI